From a single Candidatus Krumholzibacteriia bacterium genomic region:
- a CDS encoding oligopeptide transporter, OPT family — translation MTPSPKGPPRGERKRQLSPAAYRELQPGETFEPYIAANENIPQFTTRAVLLGIVMTLVFSVAATYSGLKVAQVFEAAIPISILSVGLAGLFRSRRNTILENVIVQSIGGASGLVVAGSIFTLPALYIMDVAPGTGPMLLTMFIVAVLGSLLGLMFLIPLRRYFVVEQHGKLPFPEATAINEVFVTGETGGEQARTLVMAAVVGGVYDFLATTVRAWSELINFQFLPFMRKLAETTKATLAVDGVSLILGLGFITGLRFSAIIAAGGLFSTLVLVPLIYHFGQHVGDLAIPPAPLPNVPEHIGDMSANNIFRLYAQRIGVGAMAGAGIIGILRSLRTIVKAFSLGFQQIARPKAHLATTVRTDQDMKMSTVIGAIALTLVAVLVFFFVLLRQDPTSAAKAPQIAFTGLLIAFVFSFLFTTVAALATAMTGNNPISGMTLVTLIIGSAALVGVGLQGDFGKYAAIVMGGVVCSALAMSGGFVTDLKVGFWLGATPRYQQISKLIGTLVGALGVALTVLLIHRAFGSTDPATGRFVSGFTNSQVVPAPQANLFATILSGIFDNRPVTWLLYGVGLALSVLLVMMKIPPLAFAIGTYLPVQINTPLFIGGLIAHFVGQSSRDAQVSEERMRRGTLLASGFIAGGSIMGVIGALLVLANWKRFIDLAMDEHHDHLGQIISIVMFTALCIFLYVNSKRAQVKGSRVSKNRAR, via the coding sequence ATGACCCCGAGCCCCAAAGGCCCGCCGCGGGGTGAGCGCAAGCGCCAGCTCTCCCCCGCCGCCTACCGCGAACTGCAGCCCGGCGAAACCTTCGAACCCTACATCGCAGCCAACGAGAACATTCCCCAGTTCACCACCCGCGCCGTGCTTCTCGGCATCGTGATGACCCTGGTTTTCTCGGTGGCCGCGACCTACTCGGGTCTCAAGGTCGCCCAGGTGTTCGAGGCGGCGATCCCGATCAGCATCCTTTCCGTGGGCCTCGCCGGGCTCTTCCGCTCGCGCCGCAACACCATCCTGGAAAACGTCATCGTGCAGAGCATCGGCGGCGCCTCGGGTCTCGTGGTGGCGGGATCGATCTTCACCCTGCCGGCGCTGTACATCATGGATGTCGCTCCCGGCACGGGCCCCATGTTGCTCACCATGTTCATCGTCGCCGTGCTCGGGTCGTTGCTCGGCCTCATGTTCCTCATCCCCTTGCGGCGCTACTTCGTGGTCGAGCAGCACGGCAAGCTCCCCTTCCCGGAAGCCACCGCCATCAACGAGGTGTTCGTCACCGGCGAGACCGGCGGCGAACAGGCGCGCACCCTGGTGATGGCCGCCGTCGTCGGCGGCGTCTACGACTTCCTCGCCACCACGGTCCGGGCCTGGTCGGAGCTCATCAACTTCCAGTTCCTGCCGTTCATGCGCAAGCTGGCGGAGACCACCAAGGCCACCTTGGCGGTGGATGGGGTGAGCCTGATCCTGGGCCTCGGCTTCATCACCGGGCTCCGCTTCTCGGCGATCATCGCCGCTGGCGGTCTCTTCTCCACCCTGGTGCTGGTGCCGCTCATCTACCACTTCGGCCAGCACGTCGGCGACTTGGCCATCCCGCCCGCACCGCTCCCCAATGTCCCCGAGCACATCGGGGACATGTCGGCCAACAACATCTTCCGGCTCTATGCCCAGCGTATCGGCGTCGGCGCCATGGCCGGCGCCGGCATCATCGGCATCCTCAGGAGCCTGCGCACCATCGTGAAGGCCTTTTCCCTCGGCTTCCAGCAGATCGCACGCCCCAAAGCGCACCTGGCGACCACGGTACGCACTGACCAGGACATGAAGATGAGCACGGTGATCGGTGCGATCGCGCTCACCCTCGTCGCGGTGCTGGTGTTCTTCTTCGTCCTCCTGCGTCAGGACCCGACGTCCGCCGCCAAGGCACCGCAGATCGCTTTCACCGGTCTCCTCATCGCCTTCGTCTTCTCCTTCCTGTTCACCACCGTGGCCGCCCTCGCTACCGCCATGACCGGCAACAACCCGATCTCGGGGATGACGCTCGTGACCCTCATCATCGGTTCGGCGGCGCTGGTGGGAGTGGGGCTGCAGGGCGACTTCGGCAAGTACGCGGCCATCGTCATGGGTGGCGTGGTGTGCTCGGCGCTCGCCATGAGCGGCGGCTTCGTCACCGACCTCAAGGTGGGCTTCTGGCTCGGGGCCACGCCGCGCTACCAGCAGATCTCCAAGCTCATCGGCACCCTGGTCGGGGCGCTGGGCGTGGCGCTCACGGTGCTCCTCATCCACCGGGCCTTCGGTTCCACCGATCCGGCCACCGGGCGCTTCGTCTCCGGCTTCACGAACAGCCAAGTGGTGCCGGCGCCGCAAGCCAATCTCTTCGCCACCATCCTCTCGGGCATCTTCGACAACCGACCGGTGACCTGGCTCTTGTACGGCGTGGGCCTGGCTCTCTCCGTGCTGCTGGTGATGATGAAGATCCCACCCCTCGCCTTCGCCATCGGCACCTATCTGCCGGTGCAGATCAACACGCCTCTCTTCATCGGCGGGCTGATCGCACACTTCGTGGGCCAGAGCAGCCGGGATGCTCAGGTCTCCGAGGAGCGCATGCGGCGCGGCACACTGCTCGCGAGCGGCTTCATCGCCGGCGGCTCGATCATGGGGGTCATCGGCGCCCTGCTCGTGCTCGCCAACTGGAAGCGCTTCATCGATCTGGCCATGGACGAACATCACGATCACCTCGGCCAGATCATCAGCATCGTCATGTTCACGGCGCTCTGCATCTTCCTGTACGTCAACTCGAAGCGAGCCCAGGTGAAGGGAAGCAGGGTTAGCAAAAACCGAGCACGGTGA
- a CDS encoding TfoX/Sxy family protein translates to MDPAFARVVEAFARDRQVTTGKMMASVGLKVNGKIFAMMVKGRFVAKLSKDRVEELVRAGVGERFDPRGDGRLMKEWVVLTGAKPPWIELAREAHRFVRGEKT, encoded by the coding sequence ATGGACCCGGCCTTCGCGCGCGTCGTCGAGGCCTTCGCCCGCGATCGTCAGGTCACCACCGGCAAGATGATGGCCTCGGTGGGGCTCAAGGTAAACGGCAAGATCTTCGCGATGATGGTGAAGGGGCGGTTCGTCGCCAAGCTATCCAAAGACCGGGTTGAGGAGCTCGTGCGCGCCGGAGTGGGAGAGCGGTTCGACCCTCGGGGTGACGGGCGTCTCATGAAGGAGTGGGTCGTCCTCACCGGAGCGAAGCCGCCCTGGATCGAGCTCGCGAGAGAGGCTCATCGCTTCGTGCGAGGCGAGAAGACGTGA